The Populus alba chromosome 6, ASM523922v2, whole genome shotgun sequence genomic interval AGTGAGATGTTGAATTAATTGGTATCTAGTTAGGATTACCAAAAACTAGTGTATTCCAAATGAGAATGCCAAAATAAACAATAGATATAAGAATTGTAATGAATATGGGTAACCAAATTAGGGATTACAAGATCATTTAATACTTGAAATGAATGACCAAACAAATTAACTATGAAATAAAATAGTCAATTTATATAACCATTCAAGTAGGATGGATGGatggaaaagaagaaattagtgcaagattttatttaattcattgttGAATTATTAGgacaaaaaagaaagtaatAGAGATGAAAATGAATTCTTAAAAAGAGAGACTAATtaagattgaataaaattatagtaaATATTAATGCACTCTAATgttaatttcttctttaaaacCTTTACAAGATCATCAAGAATGCATTTTTAATACTGCTTTCCTATTCTAGGTAATAAGAAagatatgtatttaatttattagttatGGATGATGTATTGTACTACTTTAAATACTTCCTTTTGGCATGTAAATTAGAAtttatggactttaatgttttattagataagaacttgaaatttaaaatagtgaatatgttttattatatgttcttccatattgtttaaattatcttatcatTTTGTTAATATACTAAATTGATTAGGTTGAAACGATGTGGTGAGTATCTTGGGATTATTGATGAGATGAAAATTCTAGATAAGTTgaattaatgtttaatattggattgattaaaTCGCTTCGATGTCGACACTTGGGATAATGATatattagggaaaaaaaatctcttgTTTTGAGAAATCATCATTTGACATGTTGATTATAAGTAGAAAGATTTGGAATCGTTATAATTGGTATAAGAGCTTTTGCCTGATTTAATAGACTTTAAATGatgatttgaagtttattaaatctatttttgtgAAAATTACAATGTAGCTCTTTCATATGATTGGAGTAAATTGATAAACATTAAGGAAAGAAGACCAAATTACCATAAACACAGGGCACAAAAAgataattttcttaatatatatatatatatatatatatatatatatatatatatatttgttatattttaaacacataaaaaaatctaaatttataacttcactttataattgaatttcaatttataattatgaatatatagtaataaaaaataattattaacgaaaaaattttaaaatattaggatGCTATTGTTCTTTAATAttatacaatatactaaaagagatcaatttttttgtgtCACTTTTCACCTCTTACATAACAATGTGGATTGgagcaacaattttttttcactttggtcctctaacttttattttttgcaatttagcttttttaagcCAAAATTAGCACccaattgcatatttttttaggaagaaGGTTGAATTGAATGATAGGgtactaaagtgaaaaaaacgAGTAGAATAAGTGGtggatttgaaatttttttataaaagctcATTTTAGTCCCTCATAGTTTTTAGTTATTAGGTAACCATTccctttaattttcaaaaaaatcaattttggtactaaactttatttattttttttttcagtcttttttttagtgggagaagagaaggagttgTCGGATTCTAGTGTACAGAGAGAAAATGGTCGTTGGTGACAATTATAGCTACCAAAATAGTCTATTTTGGTGTCAAATAATTTCATATGATGAGGGGAGTACAcataaagcattttttttttctttaccttgAAAGtgtctaaaaaaattatctgagTTTAAGAAGATTTTGGGTTTCAAGTTGATTtacatttgagatttttttaatgtaaaataacatgttgaaaaattctgCATGttcaatttttgttattatgttttgatattttagatttgatctttattcttatgatttttttttttacccttttatgTTGGATtcatggttttttgtttttgtttgctttctggGTCACTATCTTGATAACATGTGCAACctcttttagttattaaaatttaaaattttcttactCATTTTAAAACTTTGATATCACATGAATGAAGAGACTAATTTGTCTTGTTGTATAACGTGGACAATTTATCTAGTTATATAACTAGTTGTGAACCTAGCTTTTGCCCAATAGATATATTCTTATAAGGCATATAGAATTATTGACAACACTCTTTCaatcacaaaaaagaagaaaaatagataataaaaggTATTGACTAAAATTGCATGGCTTGTATTTGCAGAGGTTGTTcgtttttgttgttaaaatcatgtttcataattttttaatttttttttgtttgaaattattattttttagtgtttttgcatcattttgatgtgctgatatcaaaaataattttgaaaaattaaaaaaaaaattattttcatgcatttctgatcaaataatactttaaaaatcaatcattgcCACATGTCCAAACACTACCGCAAGACATAACACACCACATATATGGGTTGTTTTGTGGTTACATATTTTACTTGTCAATGATTTCTTGGGAAAGAAATTAATCAAGACCATGAAGTATGTGTGGGGGTATACTGGAGCAAAAATAAAAGttccatgaaaaataataaattttttaaaaaataaaaatatattatttaatgtatttccgagcaaaatatattttcaaaagcaaCAACTACCACACTCTTAAATACTACTACAAGACATAACTCCACCACGGCTAGGATATAACATGCCACGACTAAGGCTGTTTTGTGgttatatattttacttttcaatgatTTCCTAGGAAACAAATTAATCAAGACCATGAAGTATGTGTAGGGGTATactagaacaaaaataaaattccttgaaaattaatcaattttttaaaattgaaaaaacattattttcatgtattttcaaacaaaaaacaatttgaaaagtaactgcTATCACCATTCCAAACACTACTGCAAGATATAACACACAACAACTAAGAAATAACATATCATAGCTAGGGTTGTTTTGTGGTTACATATTTTACTTGTCAACAATTTCCTGGGAATGAAATTAATCAAGACCATGAAGTATGTGTGGCAGAAATACTTGTATActggaacaaaaataaaatatcttagaaaattaattattttttaaaaataaaaaaaattattttcatgtatttttgagcgaaaaacactttgaaaatcaactactattacactctcaaacactctCACAAGGCACACACCACGACTAAAGTTGTTTTGTGGTTGCATATTTTACTTATCAACAATTTCCTAGGAAAGAAATTAATCAAGACCATGAAGTATGTATGGTggaaatacaagggtatactggaacaaaaaataaaagatctttgaaaattaattattttttaaaataatttttaagaaataaaaaatattttttcatgaattttcgtgtgaaaaacattttgaaaagtaaatattaTCATACTTCCAAACACTATCCCAAGACAAAACACACCATAGATAAAACTATTCTGTAATTACATAGTGTACTTGTCAATGATTTCCTGGAAAGAAATTAATCAAGaccatgaaatattaaaaacttatcatcatcatcaataaattaaagagtTTAGACAAAATTAGGATAACATATAAACCCTAGCTAAATTCAAATGTTTATACTTATCATTATCATTGAATAAACagtaatattaaaaactaatttaatattattatatataataatttaatatcttaaacAAATTCGatgtagcataaaaaaaatatattttttaaaataaatcctactaatacatttattatttattttataggattctcaatattttttatattaattcatataaaataataaatcaagtttagcatattttttaatatattgcaGAAGTTATATTTGTCACAAAACTATATGTTACTTTCTTAATTAGTACTTGGAAAAGggtttaaaattatcatagatCCCTTTACCATATGAATTTGATCATATTACCCTCTCCATgttaaaaaaagggtaaaattgaaatTCTCCGTAGTATGAATTTGGccatttttagcttatttttaatgaaattctgACACATGTCAATATCTATTGGCTAGAAATTGTCCAACTGACATCATTCCTTCTAAAATGATCAAATTCATATGGCTGATGGGtattataccttttttttttttttttttttatgtaaagaaGTTGATCTGACCAAATTAATATAGTAAAAGGATGTTTGGTGATTatagatcattttattttataataaattagttaaaattataaattaagttttgggatattttgaaaatatattatatataatgaataaatatttatcacaatattaatttttactcATATGAGGAAATAAGATTCTAACGTATTGTTTTCCTCTCATGAAAAATTAAGTGATCCTAGCTCGACAGATTAATTTGGAACCAAGATAATTGAAAACTTTGGTTGGATTTTAAATGGACAAAACTTGAGCTTGCAATTAATCCGATCAAACTTGAGCCCAGGTGACCCACCCACCATATGACTTAGGTGAGACccagctttatatatataaaataaatcctaaaaaacatacaattaatttatgaaatatatagctcatataattgtttttttataggatacatttatatttattgtttcttaacctttttaatgtaagaaagttatatataaaatctatatccacatgaaatgttttttaattttttgatatgaaataaactatataacttatattcaaataaattatttcttaaatttttgatataaaataacaatattataCTATACatcatgttctttttatatatattctacatTCAAAATATACTGGTTGGTTGACATATGCTAATCATCTGGATGATCTTCTAAtgactctatattttttttaaggattagtatatatattaaaattaatgattagatTATAatactgaaaaaattaaagtttaaatatCTCAAATTAACTAAGTGAATTAATATAATCTTAAGTGCATATGATTTTAACCTAAAGATAAAAAGTCTTCACACCACGAAGACATGATATTTAAGATAACACTTTGAGATACTTAGTTATTTtagtaaattaatttcttctccAAGAGATTTGACCTTTATCTGATTATTGTTTAATCatattcaatttcataattatagATCTAATGTCCATATATAGTTTGGAATTCTTTCATTACAATAAATGTTACGtcatttaataaatcaaaattagggaaaaaaaattaatatctcaaGCATCACATGTTTATTTATTGACACAACAAGGTCAAGGTGTCGTATTTTAGGTGAAAGGTATGTTTCTTCGACATATTACATCaggcacccaaaaaaaaaaaagaagaaaaaaaagaaaaaaaaagtagtaggAGAACCTATGGGCTAACTAGACGTTTCACTTGTCCACCAATTGCAGGTTCGGTAGGCTGACAGCCCTAAGCAACGCCCGAACGTTGTTCTTCGAACCCTTGCTTTTCTGTAGTGACTGAAAAGTCATAACTTGCTTCAACTGCATCTTCCATGCACAAAAATATGGATTCCTTCCCGATCTTATCTACGaattttgatttcatcattttctcCAAAACCTCTAGCCTGGGGTTTACAATTTTCATCTGCCATAAACAATTAAGGGATATACTTATTTAAttttccagcaaaaaaaaacaaataaataagtaaataaaaagaggatgtattttaaaagcaagttttaaaaagtgattttaaaagcaagttttataataaaaaaattattaatattttttacgggaaaaaaattaatatgataaaatcatataaaaatatattaaaaaaatcatgttgaatattttatttagagtgcatttcaataaaaatctaaaaacaataaaaaaaaaatattacagaaaGAGACCACACGCTTGTGCCTAAAAGATTGGCCCTGACTACTAGGCTTAACATAGAAAAGGCTCAACACACGTGGGCCTATAAGGCCAGACCTGTAcacctatcttttttttttttttttttttttttaatgtttataggTGAAAaacgattttttaaaaaatataagatgacGACATATCACCTCCTAATTTAGATTCTGGCAAAAGGAGCAGTTGTTGGAAAGTCAAGTCAGAGATTTTTTGGACTAAGAACCCAACTTTAAgctatttttatctaaaaacaagtaataaacacactaaaaatcttaataaactaATTGTTAACCTTAAAATACTCTTAAATcagtccaaaaaaaattaatcaaacaaataaattatttttttaacatcaatctcctttttttcaatgaaatgaaaatttaaaaaagatctCAATGATACTCTTCTTATTAAGAGGAACCCATTAATAAATATCAGTTTTTTTAGTAACTGAAATGTagttatttatctattttttctctcatctcAAATTTCAAGGAgtgaaatataaaatcattgaaGCTCAGGACTAGGGATCAAAAAGTAAAAACTTCATAGACTAAATTGTAGTTTTTCAACAGCACACACAGCACCAAGGCCTGCATGAACTATACAAGAAAGAGCAAAAAGCGTCCTCTTAATGTAATTTTACCTTAATGTGTTTGACTTCTAACATTCTGAGCACTTCAGCTAAAGTTTCGATTCCTGTCGTGTCAATGGATGTAACTCCTGTTGCAGCAGTATTTATAATTTTGGATCAGCATTGACATGGAGTCGTCAAATTTGGAATGTAGCACTAGCTAGGTTGAGGCTGCACGCAAATTAATTAACCTTACCCGTCAAATCTAGCAAAACATGCTTCACAGCTTTCCCATTACCCTCGTCATTTCGAATCCACCGGAGAATCCTATTCACATACAATTAATTAGTCACTAATTAAAATGCTGCGCACGTGTGTGATGCCGAagattatttcttcttcttacgAAAGCATGTCAAGTGTGATTACCTCTCTCTTATATAGTTGCCATTTGCATAATAAATAGGAGAACCAAGTTGTATAGCAAGAATTCCAGGGGGGCCTGAGGCTTCTGCATACTGTTCGGTGTCGCGGTACAAGGTTGAGTCTGGCAATTTTCCAAGCTTACAAGCAGCAGGTCTGGCCACATATAGAAGTGCCCTCAACAAAGCAAGCCCAACCTGAAATCGAAGAATGGAAAATTAGCTGTTAATTTCCTGTGATATGTAAAGATATACCGGTGGGTTGAAAATCCTTACTGATATCATGAGTCCCATATCCATGGATATGAACGCAACACCAAAAAAAGCAGCTAAGCAAATGCAGAAATCAAACTTGTCAACCTTGAACAAGTGATAAGCCTCCTCATATTTGATGAGGCCTAACATCGCAGACATGATAATGGCAGATAGAGCAACGAGAGGGGTATAGCTAAAGAGAGGAGCCAAGAACAGGAGAGTGAGCATCATGCCAATAGCCATTACTAAGTTCGACGCTGCTGTCTTACACCCAGAATTGTAATTCACTGCAGTTTTTGAGAAGGGTCCTGCAAATTAAAGCACTGCTCATATGAAAAATGCTCTACTAAGTCTTTCTTTTCTACTttcatttctcaaacaaaccAAGAACTAAAGAACACGCATATGCATAGATACCAGTGGTCAAGTAGCATGAAAAGCAAGACCCGACAATGTTCATGAAACCAAAAGCTACCATCTCCTTGTTTCCATCAACTTGTTCATTATTCATTATGGCAAAGCTTCTTCCAATTGCAATCCCTTCCTGCAATAAGTATCGTTTTATATAGTTCGCTCtcgattaataataatatacgGTTTTCGTAAATGAGTAAAAGAAATTTAGCGAGCTTACAGCCAAAGCAATTACGCCAGTAATGATTCCAGCTTTCAAAGTGGAGGGCAGATACTCAGCGTCAAAATTCAAGTATTTGATGCTTATCGGATTTAACCCTTTATGCAGGTTCCCAACCTAATTAGTGATGGAACACAGACAAGAGGGAAGTCGTAAGCATGTACATATATTTGACAAGAACTAATTAGACATGGTTTTTGTAAGTAAGAAATAAGTCAATTTACAGTTTGGATGCTGTATTTTCTGTCACGAGTAAAGTAGGCTAACAAGCAGCCAAGTACAACGACCACCATCGGAGCCATAGCTGAGACCCAAAATAGCTTGGGTTTTCTTTGACTCTGAAAATCCgccattttaaaaatgttattagaATTAGCACAGTAAGAATTAGAATACTCTCAGCCGCAATCTCATGCATGCAGGTACCATAATGAGATAAAGTACACACGCCCCGATAAAACAACAATCGATCGACTAGTGTGCATAGGAGCGCATATGCACAGCTCCTTCTGTATAGCTTCCTCTTCCTCTCCTTACATGTTCATGTTGGTTTCAATATGTCATGGGCCTATTTTTCTGATTATCATTTCATGTAGAAAATTAAGGTTTAATTATATCTATTGGATTCACTCTCTCTCAAACTAGTGATGTCATAATACATACTTATACATATCatgttagtttaattttaactccttttaattaaatgaagagCTAAGATCGATGCTTGGGTGATTTTATCTAATTACTTaaatgattttctcttttatattttaatttaatcttccCTTTCATAAACTACCAAAATTCATGCATATCCTATAATTAATAAGGGTATGCTTGGTGTTGTTCTGCTTTGTTGTAATGTATTGGGTGGTTTATTGCtgtactataaaataaaaataatgtttagtcATTGATTATTATAATACATGTGTAAGTATATAAagtagttaaataatatttggttgaatttttatttttattataatttttagatataaaacaaccaataagtaaatgttttacatttttttttgttttgcttgtccGTCAATTGAAATTAAGTTTCTCTTTAGAGATTTTTGATGGTTCA includes:
- the LOC118047929 gene encoding probable sulfate transporter 3.5 isoform X2, which gives rise to MPTHNSSMNPSQVNFNSPRKFGTTLKSKCKETFFPDDPFRQFKNEKPLGKAKKTLQYFVPIFEWLPQYNLKMFRFDLLAGITITTLAIPQGISYAKLAEIPPIIGLYSSFVPALVYAILGSSKHVAVGTVAACSLLIADTIGSKVSSKDDPTLYLHLVFTAAFITGVFQAALGFLRLGILVDFLSHSTITGFMGGTAIIICLQQLKGLLGVSHFTTKTDVVSVLHAVFKNRNEWKWETAVVGMAFLVFLLFTRYLSQRKPKLFWVSAMAPMVVVVLGCLLAYFTRDRKYSIQTVGNLHKGLNPISIKYLNFDAEYLPSTLKAGIITGVIALAEGIAIGRSFAIMNNEQVDGNKEMVAFGFMNIVGSCFSCYLTTGPFSKTAVNYNSGCKTAASNLVMAIGMMLTLLFLAPLFSYTPLVALSAIIMSAMLGLIKYEEAYHLFKVGLALLRALLYVARPAACKLGKLPDSTLYRDTEQYAEASGPPGILAIQLGSPIYYANGNYIRERILRWIRNDEGNGKAVKHVLLDLTGVTSIDTTGIETLAEVLRMLEVKHIKMKIVNPRLEVLEKMMKSKFVDKIGKESIFLCMEDAVEASYDFSVTTEKQGFEEQRSGVA
- the LOC118047929 gene encoding probable sulfate transporter 3.5 isoform X1, whose translation is MPTHNSSMNPSQVNFNSPRKFGTTLKSKCKETFFPDDPFRQFKNEKPLGKAKKTLQYFVPIFEWLPQYNLKMFRFDLLAGITITTLAIPQGISYAKLAEIPPIIGLYSSFVPALVYAILGSSKHVAVGTVAACSLLIADTIGSKVSSKDDPTLYLHLVFTAAFITGVFQAALGFLRLGILVDFLSHSTITGFMGGTAIIICLQQLKGLLGVSHFTTKTDVVSVLHAVFKNRNEWKWETAVVGMAFLVFLLFTRYLSQRKPKLFWVSAMAPMVVVVLGCLLAYFTRDRKYSIQTVGNLHKGLNPISIKYLNFDAEYLPSTLKAGIITGVIALAEGIAIGRSFAIMNNEQVDGNKEMVAFGFMNIVGSCFSCYLTTGPFSKTAVNYNSGCKTAASNLVMAIGMMLTLLFLAPLFSYTPLVALSAIIMSAMLGLIKYEEAYHLFKVDKFDFCICLAAFFGVAFISMDMGLMISVGLALLRALLYVARPAACKLGKLPDSTLYRDTEQYAEASGPPGILAIQLGSPIYYANGNYIRERILRWIRNDEGNGKAVKHVLLDLTGVTSIDTTGIETLAEVLRMLEVKHIKMKIVNPRLEVLEKMMKSKFVDKIGKESIFLCMEDAVEASYDFSVTTEKQGFEEQRSGVA